TTTTTGCACTGGGGAAACTAGTTTCCTAACACAATGTCCTATACTATAGAAACTACAGTAGTTTCTtccattgggactgccctaacAGCAGTCTTTATCTGCATTGCCTCTATCACCTTTGCAGCCATAGTCAATGCAGCAAGTTCTGCCATAAGCTTTGATTTGTAAGGAGCAGTGGTCATCCCTGGCCTGCAAAAAATaaagtactccctccttccccattTCTTAGGTGCAAGAGCATTTTCACAGGTACCAAGATTTACATTAATACTGTGAAAGTTTACATGGAGACCAAACGATCCTAGAGATCTTGCATGGCCGCATGCCACATGCCGCCTGCTGGGCCTGCATGGCTGCATGCAAATGGAATTCCGGCCGAGAAAACCTGCATGGCCGCATGCAAATGTAATTCCCTCCGTGAGTTAATTCCTCGTAACAAGGATGGTGATTACTGCAGCATGAATCCCAAGGCTGCACACCCTATATTGAAAGAAAAACGCAAAATGGTCATGCGCCTAAGAaatggggaaggagggagtacattCCTAAACCACCTCCCCTAAGggcatcagctgatccatcgggaGAAAGGCCTGCATAGGCAAAGCAAAAAACTGCTTGCCGCTGATCTGATGAGTTCAAATACCCCTGCAAATTAGATGAGATGGACACAAACATATCACGATTTGATGATCTACCACATTGACGGCATTCTCCTGTTCCTGCTTGTAACACCCAGgaaaaccgcggacggtccgctagggatcggcggacggtccgccagagtAACGCCCAGATATTTAGCTAGATGTGGGCCCGGTcgtcctctcctccttcctcattCCCACCTCGACTAGAGACGAGCGCAGCTCGTCCGCTcgtgccgccgtcgcccccttccgtcgatcttcctcctccggccaccatacTTCGATTCCTCGCGCGAGAACCTTCcccggcacctcctccaccttccccaacccctAGCCCGACTTCTCCCTGGCCAGAATCGCCCAACCaccgccggtcaccattggaggcgcttgaagctttgctccaccgtcgatccgcttctccggtcatCCTCCGCCCGAACAGACCGcaggaatggattcgtggtgagtcacTTGTGCCCCCTGTCCTCTTTCCCCCTTCCGttgtgcgccgccggcgccggtgaaccgccgtcgccgccgtgcttACTGCCGCCTGTCGGGTGGTCTGCAAAAGTGAGTCGCAGACGATCTgcctaggagggccggacagtccgccggtcaggttagaagttgtccagagacgatgttgtctctggtgtttCCGTaggattgaactgcggacggtccgctattggagagcggacagtccgccgtagagatCAAAATTTGTCTAGAGACGATGTGGTCTCTGGTGGGGTTCGCAgtgttgaactgcggacggtccgctattggagagcggacagtctgcCGTATAGTCTagaattttgtccagagacgttatcgtctctggtggaattggcagagtgaactgcggacggtctgccaagGAGGGTCGGACGATCCGCAGTAGAGATTAAAATTTTGTCCAGAGGCGTCATTGCTTCTGCTAGTATTGCAGAGTTAAACTACGGACAGTCGGCTATGTTGGAGCGGACGGTCCACTGTATAGattgaaatttgtccagagaggtagtTGGTTCTGGTGTTTCGGCAGAGTTGTACTGCGGACgatccgccacttgggcgcggacagtccgcagggcatTCCAGTTGAAGTATAATAGTTGCATCCTTGAGCAGCACTCAAATATatcatatgcattcgtgtagcatcTGCCGTTGAGGACGTCGTGTTCtaggtgattgcggcaccgcaggagcagccggagcaagcccaagaggagaggcgtgagaacccggcccaaggcccgtctaaccctagctctgagcagcagcctgAAGGTAAGCCCCGGTGGacatcctattaatttaaattatgtcaCCTAGATATGTATTTAGTACTTGTGCATTAtatttaggagttgtttgaaaccctagttgcatgaaccctaggtttccttgagttatactagtatgtataggacgatagaaatgctatgctaaatagggttcggtagaagtcgggtaATTTTTtattactcgcgagatataggatgctTTTATGCTTCCATATATGAGTTACTCATCTTGGGATGGAAgtcttggaatgaaagaaagaatagaatctgagaccgggcgggagaggTGTAGTTCCGTCTGTGTCGGATAAGGACCGAGCTgttgtcggccctgctgatcatgtttgaactgtactaaccgcatgccgggagtaggaggtaatCGAAAcaggtaagcctagtactgcctcgcttcaaaagtacagaacttcatcaccaccccttagggcgagtcgagtaatCGCGGaaaacgggatgcatatgtttacttttggtggtctctcgttgagctcggctgactatatgtcggtggggcggttctgtaatttgaggtggggaggggaagagttggtgcgtggggtccgatggGGCTTTTgcatgccgtgttggttaggtccaccttgcaaggttaaatcgaatcgattcgccgtcagtcgctctcggacatgggcaccttgatcactgcgtcacAGCGTAGTATCGAGTGGGAGTATGTAAGGCATATGGTTATATTCACTTGGAATGTTATTATATGCTTtaccatgtttgctctagataTGCCAAATTTAGATGATGGTCAAGATATACAGAATCATGAGCTAAAATATGGAAACAAGGATTCACTTTAGTTGGTTTTTCCGCAAaactaaccaccagccaaaagctttgcatgtctagatatgtgggctaagttatacccacttgtcgggtaagtcttgctgagtattagttgctctgGGTTTTTGTTGAAACATTACTGCAGGACAtgcagacgtagacttctgtccctacTGCGCTAAGTTCATCCGCCGagatgcagagggatgggaggttgcGGAGCCAGACGTTTAGTTAGGTATCTCCCTAGGGTAcacttttggtagttgtaggcccctttcctctagttgaacccggatttcagtaatgcaaagtttgtaaattatgtatttattcaaacttagtttgtaaaacttaaggtaaCGTCTTATGAATATTTGctgtattttcaaatttttgtcgtgcttgtaccatctgcgctcaccttcgcgtgggactatcggtgttgtttcgatcgggacgtgggttgagaaaggatcgccaaattaagctgttaagctaatgcgcccgatgtgttcaaatgacggccattacgcttaattagagttttaatttggcggttccgccACACTGCCCAAGACATGATCGGTCCATTTCCTGTATAAAAAACAATCTGAAATCTGCATGTCAGCATTAGCTTCTGAACCGACCATTCGTCTTGGGCATTAGTCTCCTCAAACCATTCGGCTGAAAGACACTCTGCAACTCTTGTTTTATAATAATTTTGCAGATGATCTCTTGCAAAGAAATTCTCACAAGGTTGTGATACTTATGGAAAGCTCTGGCCTTGTAAGAAAACTAAGAGGATGCCCAAGACGAATGGTTTGAGGAGACTAAAGGGGAACAGGAAAAAGATTGAGAATAGCCAGTTTCGAATTGTAGTCCACCTCGGTAAAAATGATTGAATATTTATTCCAATTGGGAGTTTGACCAGAACTTGACAGAATTTATCTAGGATGGCTCTAATCTCTTCAGCTTCAGTAACAGTGGCTTTTCCACAAATAAGAAGATCATCAGCAAAAAGAAGAGTGGACAGGACAATTAGGACCAACGGAAACACTAGAATGATGACTGTTATTCAAAGTCTCCTGCAGAGCCAAAGAAAGTTCATTGATAGACAGAACAAAGAGATAAGGAGAACGAGGACAACCTTGTCTCACACCTCTTTGAGAAACAAAGCATTCCGAGGGCTGATTATTCACCAACACAGAAAAACTCGTAGAGGGATACAAGCTTGAACCAATTAATTATAATCGAGCCAAAACCCTGCATGtacatcatctatgaagtgtcatTCAATTAGATCAAAAGCCTTAGCAAGATCAATCTTAAGCCACTACGTGAAAACCTCATATTAGTAACATGACATTGGTAACGGCTCAATGCGGCCCGTTACAGGCTGGCACATCAGTAACCCGCACGAAATACAGCCTGTTACCAATGAGTCTGGCAGGCCCAACCCCGACATGGCCACCACAAAGCCCGTTACCGATGAGGGAACACTGGTAACAGATGTAAATAATGTCCGTTACTAATGTTAACAGTAATGAACATTATGTAGGACTGTTACTATTAAGGCTGTTATCGGTAATGATCACTTAATGCCCGTTACGAATAAGGCAGAAATTCGGTAATGGTACCTTTATGCATGTTACGAATAAGGCAACAATCGGTAATGGGCTCTTAAGGCCCATTACTACATGTTCGTATACAGGTAACGGGCCCTCATGTGGCCATCTAGACGCCTGTTACAAGTCTTGAGTTCAATGATTGCAGATCCCCATCTGCAAGTAGATAGAGACGCACGGCTCTAgtggcaggcagcagcagcgccgcctgGCGATTTTAGGGCGGGGGCCATCGAGCCCGGCCTTGACACCTTGACTTGTGGGGCAGGGGCCATCGCGCAAGTCCAGGCTCTACGCCGTGCCTCAACTGGTGGGGCGGGCCGCCTCCAGCCCACTATGCGGACACCTCTCTGGCGCCTTCTGCTATGTTGACGGCAGCAGCACTCAACAAGCTGGTGGCGCTCTGCGGTGCCTCTgcgccgccttctcctcctccacccattTGCTTTGGAAATTACTCCTTTCTTCATCAAGGTATGGATTTTGTTTGCTCCTCCTAATCTTGAATATATTTAAGCTGTTCTCTATCTTGATGAGGAATGACACATATTTTCCTTGTGTTTTGCTTGTCGAGTTCATCCGGGCTTGACAGGACTGACACATATTTTCGAGGCTTATGCCTTTTAATTTCAGTTTTAGGCATTCATGATTTCTTACAAAATCATATATTTAATGGACTTACAGAAGGTGGCTGATTGTGGTTGGATGTACAGAGAGCCCCAACATTGGGAGACATTCCTAAGCAAGGTTAGTGGTTTTCTTGCTAAGGCCCATTTAAGAGCAGATTTTGTAAGGCAAGATGAGCTTTCCTTTTAGAAGCATCCCTTTTTGAAGCCAGAAGATTGGGAGTCATTTGCGGAGACAACCAATTCTCCATTTTTTGAGCATGTGAGCCAGGAGATGAAAGATAAGAGAGCAAAGCACAATAAGCCACACAAGATGGGCAAAAAAGGTTATTATGGTAAAAAGGAAAGAGTGGCAGGATGAGGACAAAAAGCTAGCTGCAGAAGGAAAAGAGAACCCTTGGGAGCAATATCCTGGCCGTTCGATGCCATATCTACGGGCGAGGTTAGGGAAGACCACTAGTGGAAGCGGGGACATAACATTCAGTTCCCCTCTGGTGGCGGAGGTAGCTGACAAGGTGAAAACAATTGCAGCTCAAGCTAGCGATGGTTCTTTCACTGGGGTTAGGGAGAATGATGTTCTGACTGAGGCACTTGAGAATCCAGAGCATCAAGGTCGAGTTCGAGGCGTGTCTAGTTCACTTGCCTGGGGTAAAGGGTTTGGCGAAGAGTGTGCTTGAATGtacaggaagaagaagaataggAGGAGGTCTGATGCAGACAAGGAAGAGATAGTTCGTGAAGCAAACATTAGAGTTATGGAGTTGCTAAAAGTTGCAGGCATGCAGATACCGGATGGTCTATGTATCCCCCAAGCAGCACACAAGAGTAGCTACGAGGAAGAGGCGAATGTCAACAAGGAGTACAATGAGGGTCAACTATTGTGTGCATCACCTGAGCCAGACACAATAGATCTGCTGACAGGGTCAACTAAGTGCAATCTTTTGGATGGCAGCAAGTATGACATGGAGCTCGCATTAGCCACTGTCTATCCAAATCAAGAGACTTGCCATACAGTACTGGTAGAGTATGGGTATGCAGTGGTGCAACCTACTTACGTGTGGACCAATGCGAGGCACATCAAACTGCCTATCCCAGTAGGGGATGAGATCACAACCCTAGGTGATTCTCTCTTGCAATGGATACAATGGCCAAGGCTGGGAATCGTTATACCACCCAGGTCAAGAGCTCCCACCTTTGCAGCCACATCAGCTGGTACAACCAAGGTTTTCCATTCcggaattttaaaaaaaaatcggtGACCACCGAAAAATGTGAAATATCGggacaaattcaaataaatttaaatttttttaaaaaaattgcagaATTTCACTAGAAACTACGTCTAGTCCACCCTATATCATAATTGTATAtaagaaacaaacaaacaagacCATTTCACATGTTATAGCCAGATTAGATAGCTTCAAGCATCTCAATATGTCAATGACTCATCAATCCTAAATGCAGTACCAGACTAAAGTGTCCCCACAAAATACAGTCCATATTATAGTCCCTAGTACATGCTTGAAGCACAGAGCACCAATGTAGATCCCAAATGAACATCATTTCCATTGCAAAATACAGGAGCGCACATCAAACCCAAAAAATAGACTTGGACAAAGAACATGCACCAACTAGGAGTGTTCCTGCCACATTTGAACCAGGAGGCCTACAAAATAGacatgaaaattttcaaaatctgAAACAAAAAATGGCCTAAGCATGCTCTTGTTGTTGTTAAAACAATACTTTGCATTTGTAGGCCTTGTTTGGTATAAGTTCGACAAACTTTCTATTTACTTCTAATGATCATAGCATATATGAAAGAGGAATTTCTCATCTTGAACATGTAAGAGGCTCACATAAAAAAATCTTTTACTGTGCATCAAATGAAAACTGAGCAAGTGTTAAAAGCATTGTAAAGTAACCTTTTAGAGTTCGGAGACAGCCTTGAGAGTTGGTTTCTTCTTCCTAGTTGATCTTGGACGGATAGAGCAGCTTGGCCTTCCAATTGTAACTCCTGAACGGCAggctgcaccaccaccacgggCTCTACGTCCACTACTTCCAGCGCCTATCATAGatcatatttttcaaaaaaaataaagaaacaagCAAGATAACAATAATCAGTTCTTGAATTTGATTGAAACTCAGTAACTCACCATGCTTTTTTGCAGCCTCACCAAAGGCTATACCACCACCAGATTGATCTCCCCCCACATCATCAGCACCTATGCAGCAAATAAGGAAAAAAATTATGTTGTTGACCATTTATCAGAATTACTCAAGCTAATAGAAACTCACCATCACCATCCTCTTCAGAGGCGGAGCTGCTATCCCCTGTCTCAGCATACACAGGGCTACCATGTGCAGAATCCGACTCATAGTCATCTACGAATTCTTCCTCATCATCCAATCCCACCTTCCCTTTCTTCTGACCACCATTTCTACCAAAACAAAGCTTCCTCTTGAATGCAACCACTTCTTCTGGTTGCATCTGTAGCTCATCAATGAGGAATCCACCAGGTGTGGTCCAATCATCATCATAGTCATCATAGTCATCTAGAATTGGTGCAGATTCAGTCATGGAGTTGGACAGCCAATCCATAATTGGATTCTCTTCATTGAATAAGGCAACATCCATCATCATGCTACATGGATCTACCTCCTTGTGTTGTTGAAGGTTCTAGAAATCTATTTCAAACTGTTGGATAGACAACTTTAAGTTATAATGCACATATACTAGCTTATGCAGCTTCTCATAACCTAATTGGTTTCTCAATTTAGTATGAACTAAAGCAAATGTGCTCCAATTCCTTTCACACCCACTGGATGACATGCATTGTGAGACAATGAGTTTTGCAAGTTTTTGTAATTCTTTGCACTGTCCTCCGTATTGAGTCCACCATTGAGCTGCAAAGAACTAAGAAAATTAGCGATTGCACAATAAAAACATGCAATCTGATCTGTCCAAGAAATAATACACTACCTGCTTTTGTTTGACCACGAAGTGCCGAACTCCGAGCCTCAATTGATCCAAACAACAGTTTCTTTTCACAAAAGATATTTGCATATTGGTCAATCACGATTGATGCCTCTGTAGGTGAGCTTGCTACCTTCTTAAGTGCCATTGTTACTGCAAACTGAGCATTGTGATGCTTTGCAAAATTTTGTTGATAGAGTGATTGAGGATCAAGGGCAGCCGCTACgatgggaaaaaaaaagaacataagTATCAGAAAAAACAACATTAGTTCAGCTATTGAAAAAGAAAGCAAATAGCAGCAGCAGTTCATAAAAGGATACAAGTGACAGGTAAAATCCATGGAATAATTGTCATTTAAATTTTTACCTGCAAGCATTAGAGTCTCATTGAGAAGATATCTTGTCCTCCTATTGATTACTTCATTTATCCTATCTAGGAGACTTCTTGTCACACGTTCATCATGCTTTAAGGTAGCAAATATATCACTTTGTGCCTTCAACATCTTTGGGATGAACCCAGAAATGGTCCCATTCTTCTGCTGGTCAGCAAAGCGAAGCACTGAATAAAGTGGTGTGACAGCTTTCAAAACCAATTCGACATTATCCCACCATAGCCTACTTGTCAAGCAATCATATGTGAATTTGTGGTCTTCCTCATGTCTCCAATCATTATTTTTCCAATCACTAGATATCATCCATGCTTCAAACTTATCTCGCCTATCCATGAAACTTTGCAGGAACAAGAAAATAGTGCCAAACCTGGTGGCATTCCATAGAATCAACTCCCCTGCAATCTTCTCTCTCATCATAGCATGAAGCCTGAAAAGATAGAAAGAGGTGAGTGCACTTGTAAAAAGCATATGTAAGACCACTTGTAAAGATAGGAGAGTCACCTGTTATGGTTGTACAAGAACCTGCAAATCCTTTTTGCACTATCCACTACTGTCTCAACCTCAATAAAATGTGCTATCTCCTTCAACATCAAGTTTATAGTGTGGGCTGCACATGGCTGCCAAGTGATATGTTTATACTCAGCTGTGAGTTGCTTGCATGCTTTCTTGTAGTTGGACCCATTGTCAGTCACAATCTGAACCACAAACTCTACTCCAATCTCTTCAACAACTACTGTTTTGATACAATCATAAACAAATTCAGCATTTCGAATATAGCCAGTTGCATTGATAGTCTTATGGAAGAACATTTGGCCATTGCAAAATATCATGAAGTTAATAATACACATCTTGGTAGGTCCtgtccatgaatcacacatgacagtaaccccaaaatgactcCAATTTTCCTTATAATCTTCCATGTGAGCCTTTAGGTCATTGTAGTTCATGTCTAGTAATGGGCCATCTATATCTCTTCCTGTCGGAATAGACACACCCTCACCAAGCTGTTGAGCTAATTTAATGGCTGCTATAAAATATGGGTTATCTGCTTTCCTACCAGGAATATCATCAGAATGGAACCACTTGGCCAAAGCTTTTCCAAGTCTTGCTTTGGCATCCCCCTTGCAGCATAGTGTCCACCCTAAGCTGTGTGGGTGCAATGTTACGTGCCAAATCTATATCAAATGGAGCTTGTGAAACACTTGGACTCCGATAAAACCTATCCATTCTTGTCTGAGTACCCGAGCAACTTGCTCTACCCAAAGGCGGGGTGCTGCTACTTGCCCTACCTAAAGGAGGGGTACTGCTACTTACCCTACCAAAAGGAGGACTGCTACCACTTCCCCTAGTTTCCCTCAATGATTCTTTTAATGCCCAATCAATCTGCCCCGCTTCATCACGAGGAATGTTAGCCCTTCTATGATCTTCATATGCTTCATCCTGAATTGCTTTTTGCACATAGAGATGATGTTCTTTCGTATCAGCCCTCCTTTTTCTTCCTTCTGCATCTTTATCCAGCATTATCCTCCTCACAAACCTTGGCACATAAGGGCATGGCACAACATCCCCTTGTAAACCAGCTACATGATTTCTGAGATGAGTTACACCTCCACTTCCCTTTCTAGCATTATAGTAACTACAGCTCCATCCAGTTTGTTTCCACTTCTCACCATGGCTCCATGGATCCTCAACAGGTCCTCGCAGCTTTACCTGAGCtcctgaaattaaaaaaaaaagaaatttatgTTCACAGCTCCATCCATTGTAGTCCAACACATACCGTTTATGTGTATTATGTTACAAACTAATTACATTCTACATATGGCTATCATCATGCATAATAATAATTATTCTACACAGCAATAAAACCATATTTTCCACTAGAGAACGTACAGAGGCTTACCATTTTTAGCAGTCACAATGTCGCCAGCTCCACTGGCTGAGCCAACATCACCATCGCTGACAGGTACCTCCCTCCCCGTCCCATTGTCTTGGCGCTGCACCCTCTCCCTGTCCATGGCAGTGATGGTTCACTGGCACAGCCGGCCACATATAAGAATAAGATTAGCCTTGGCAGTAAAATTTTTTATCGTATTCCTAACTAGAAAGATGAATCTATGGATAAAAGTTGCTCGGTTAAATTAGTAGGGCACTACATGGAAAGGAAGTGCTACATTGATCTGTCAATTTAAAATATAGCTCATAGATGCAGGTATGCAGCTTCTAGTTCTAGCTAACACAAGAACAAATCAAATCATTGAGATGTACTTGCCTGGGTCTGGGTGAAGCCGTCCTGGACGAGCGAAAGAGCAACAGAGGCACTAGGGATCAGGCCGCTGAGTGCCGCCGAGCGCCGCTGCCAAGAGCCTAGCAGCCTGCGCGGCAGCCAGAGCCAACgccgagggagggaggaggcgcacgaGATGAAGGCGAGAAGGAGACCGGAGGCCCAGTCAAGCTGGCGCGGGCGCCGGGTAAACgtccgccgctgcccgccgctTGCGTTGGAGgctgcgagccgccgccgcaggagatGCAGAGGGGGCAATGGAAAATTTGGGGGCGGTTTTAGGGTTTGGGGAGGGTTATAGGTGCGTGGGCTGGCGGGAAAAGGGAACATCGGGCCGGATTGGTGCGGTTCCAGGGCGGGAGCCAAATTTGCGTGAAATTTTTTGGCCGATACGTTTTTTTATCGGGACCCACCGATAGAAGCGATATACCGGGTAtatcggcgaaatttcgccgagaATGAAAACCTTGGGTACAACTTCAGATGGAACTACTGCACCTCAGCATCAACAAAAGAAACCTCAACAGAAGCAGCAGCTCAGCCAGCAACCTGAAAAAATGGTACCACATCAACCTTAGCAACAGTAGCTCAGCCAACCTCTGCCCCAGCAGCAGTAGCTCATCCAACCTCCGCCTAAGCTGCAGCCACAACAGTAGCTCAGCCAGCCTCTGccctagcagcagcagctcatcCAACCTCGACCTAATAAGTAGCAGCAGCTCATCCAACATCTGCctaagcagcagcaggagccttAGCAGCAGCAACTCAGCCAACCCCTACCCCAGCAGCAAAGCAGCTCATCCAAACTCCGCCTAAGCAGTAGCCACAATAGCAGGAGCCTCAACAGCAGCCACAACAGGAGCAGCTCATCCAAAGTAACCCTAAAAATTCAAACGTTGCCACTGTTTGGACTACTGCTAATCCAATATACAAGTCTGGTGAGCTTATGTTGTCAGAAGAGGCTTTAAAGGCTGTTGGGCCAAGTTGTGAATCCTTGCATGCTTACTTCATGGAACAAAGTGTGAATGATGCTAATAGCATTATTGCAAAGGTGGTTGCATCCTACTTTGAAAGTGATGGTGAATTAAGCATCACAGTTAGATTCAATGACTTGTATGACCTTTTCAACATGGATGGTCTGGACGTTAGCTTGTTAAGGTGCTGGACATTGTAAGTCCCTTCAaactaaaatatatattatttaacTTGTACTACAAAGTTCATGCTAACAATTTGTTCGTTTGTAGGAGAATGAAGAAATTTGCAGAGGAGATGCACTGCTATGTTGGATTTTTGGACCCACAGGTGTTCTCAGCCACAATGCTTCAATTCCAGACCAAAGATGCAACAAAATCAATTAGAAAGGCTATGAAGCATGACTTCGTGGTGCGTGCCTACAACACCGGTGGCCACTGGGCACTAGTGATCATTGCTAGAAGTGGGATGCTGTTTGGTATTTAGATTCTGCTAAAAGttgaccaaaacaaaagttcagGGACATCGAAACAGTTGTGAACTGCTGAGTATATCGTAGGTTTTGTTCATAAAAATTCCATGTCTTAATGTTTCTAATCGATATTGCTAATCAAGCAGGGCTTATTCAGTGCACATGGAGAAAAAGATGAAAAAGTCAAAAAGTAAAGCTAAACTCACGCATAGGACAAATTTCTCGGTAAGAGAGATTTTTTTGTTCCTTCATATGTATTTGGTGCTGCCTTAACTTGTGTCATTTTGGTACCTTCATGCAGTGCGCTCAGTAGTCATTGGGGAGCTTGTTGTGTGGATTCTATGTTGCACTGAACATGTTGGACCTACTTGGTGACATAAGCATCATGAAAAAGGCTTCTGCAAGTGTATACTGCTCAGTCTTGTCTCTGCTCATATTCTCCATTTGATTTTAGAAACTGATTTTTACTTGTATTCTCATAACAATTGTATTTTGTAGGATTACAAAGTTCCCACCGGACAAGCATATCAAGGAGCACTAAGAATGGTCCAGGGGATGCTATACGAGTTCATTCTTAAGGAGATCATCGACCCAAAGGGCAACTTCTATAATGGTCCAGCAGATGCCGCGTGAGTTCATTGTAGATGTTCTGAATCTATGTACTTGAAACTTGCAGTTCATTTTTGCAGtcataaacttgaaacttgttgCATGACAAACTTGATGTGTACTTGTGTGTATATGCAGCAATTTTAGGTTACTGATTACTGCTGTTGGTAACGGTCGTTGTTAAATGCGGGTTATAAATATGTGTATGAGTAACGGGCATTTGCCCGTTACCTTTGACCTATCAATAGTAACGCATTAAGGGTAACGAGTGTGCATTGCCCGTTACCAAAAGGCCATCCGTTCCTGTTACAAATCTCTGGTACTCATGTAGTGAGCAGCAATCCTTTATAATTCCAGTTTCGTTCAAGTTGAAGGTGACCAAAATTATTTGGCACTTGGTAAAACGCGTGTGAATTGCTACATCACCGGGCAAACTGCATGTGATTGATTGGTGAAGTACAATTTTGGTC
This portion of the Panicum virgatum strain AP13 chromosome 2N, P.virgatum_v5, whole genome shotgun sequence genome encodes:
- the LOC120662547 gene encoding uncharacterized protein LOC120662547 codes for the protein MMDVALFNEENPIMDWLSNSMTESAPILDDYDDYDDDWTTPGGFLIDELQMQPEEVVAFKRKLCFGRNGGQKKGKVGLDDEEEFVDDYESDSAHGSPVYAETGDSSSASEEDGDGADDVGGDQSGGGIAFGEAAKKHGAGSSGRRARGGGAACRSGVTIGRPSCSIRPRSTRKKKPTLKAVSEL
- the LOC120660257 gene encoding uncharacterized protein LOC120660257, whose protein sequence is MNYNDLKAHMEDYKENWSHFGVTVMCDSWTGPTKMCIINFMIFCNGQMFFHKTINATGYIRNAEFVYDCIKTVVVEEIGVEFVVQIVTDNGSNYKKACKQLTAEYKHITWQPCAAHTINLMLKEIAHFIEVETVVDSAKRICRFLYNHNRLHAMMREKIAGELILWNATRFGTIFLFLQSFMDRRDKFEAWMISSDWKNNDWRHEEDHKFTYDCLTSRLWWDNVELVLKAVTPLYSVLRFADQQKNGTISGFIPKMLKAQSDIFATLKHDERVTRSLLDRINEVINRRTRYLLNETLMLAAAALDPQSLYQQNFAKHHNAQFAVTMALKKVASSPTEASIVIDQYANIFCEKKLLFGSIEARSSALRGQTKAAQWWTQYGGQCKELQKLAKLIVSQCMSSSGCERNWSTFALVHTKLRNQLGYEKLHKLVYVHYNLKLSIQQFEIDF